The following proteins are encoded in a genomic region of Grus americana isolate bGruAme1 chromosome 5, bGruAme1.mat, whole genome shotgun sequence:
- the TMED10 gene encoding transmembrane emp24 domain-containing protein 10, with amino-acid sequence MPLPLPGRPRLGQAPLLALLLLLLLVVGPARPISFQLPGKARKCLREEIHRDTLVTGEYEIGAPPGSSTGPSANLKITDSAGHILYAKEDATKGKFAFTTEDYDMFEACFESKLPVGTGRMPDQLVILDMKHGVEAKNYEEIAKVEKLKPLEVELRRLEDLSESIVNDFAYMKKREEEMRDTNESTNTRVLYFSIFSMCCLIGLATWQVFYLRRFFKAKKLIE; translated from the exons AtgccgctgccgctgcccggccgcccccgcctcGGGCAGGCCCCGCTCCTGGCCCTGctattgttgttgttgctggtgGTGGGTCCGGCGCGGCCCATCTCCTTCCAGCTGCCGGGCAAGGCGCGGAAGTGCCTGCGGGAGGAGATCCACCGCGACACGCTAGTCACGGGCGAGTACGAGATCGGCGCCCCGCCGGGCTCCTCCACCGGACCTTCCGCCAACCTCAAG ATAACTGACTCAGCTGGGCACATCCTGTATGCCAAGGAAGATGCCACTAAGGGCAAGTTTGCCTTCACCACTGAAGACTATGATATGTTTGAGGCCTGCTTTGAGAGCAAGCTTCCTGTGG GAACAGGGAGGATGCCGGACCAGCTTGTGATTCTGGATATGAAGCATGGAGTTGAAGCAAAGAACTATGAGGAG atTGCAAAAGTGGAAAAGTTGAAGCCTCTGGAGGTAGAATTGAGGCGCCTGGAAGATCTTTCAGAGTCCATTGTTAATGACTTTGCCTATATGAAGAAACGAGAAGAGGAGATGAGGGACACGAATG AGTCGACAAACACCCGGGTTCTgtacttcagcattttctccATGTGCTGTCTCATCGGACTGGCCACCTGGCAGGTTTTCTACCTGCGTCGCTTCTTCAAGGCCAAGAAACTGATTGAGTAA